CAACTTCCGAGTGCAAGGCTGATTCACGTCGAGTAATATTTTTTAACCCCATAAGCTGAGCCTTCCCCCTGCTGTCCATCCacacccatccacatccactaaagtTGGCCGATGCtatccaagatccatctaacagGCATATGTTGcccaagcttatgacttggGGGATCACCATATTGTTTCCTTGTGGCACTGGTTGTATCACTTCATTCGCCTCAAACCAGGCTCgacattcactctctgcatatcGAACTAACTCCAAAGGATCTCTATCTATCCCCCTGAATAGTTTTTCATTCCTAGCCTTCCatatatataccaaattatccagggataaggatccttGTCTTGTTCCGGCTCAATAATAGagtttttcctccaaaatagaTAATCCATGTTCGTGTAGATGCTTGATATTGGAAATACCTCTGGGCCTGTTGGGGTTGCTGATAGGCTCCAAACTTGTAGCGCTGGCGGGCATTCAAAGATGGCATGAGTTACAGATTCTTCTAATTCTCCACACCTCGGGCAGTAATTATCACATCTCATATTGCGTCTTGCTAAATTCCTTGTTACTGCCACGTGCCCAGTCAACaactgccatataagatgacgtATCTTCATAGGCGCCTTCAGCTTCCAAGCAAAAGCTTGAAGATTGGTGATACTTGGCTCCAAAACCTCCTGTTCCTCCTCCACCTTTAATAAGTTCCGCgccacccaatatccagatttaactgtGTATTGTCCGTTTCTTGTGTAGCTCCAACAGAAGGAGTCGCGGCGATGAGATGAGCTTATGGCTAAACTCCTTATAAGCTGTATATCGTCCATGTTGACATAGCTCTCCAAAAGCCGAACATCCCATTCCTTCGATGTCTGATTAATGAGATCGCTAACTCTCATGTTGGGGTGCATAACAGGCGCAACAGGAGCCGCCGGTCTTGATGGGATTGTTGGGATCCAcggatcctcccacaccttAACATCATATCCTGAGTGAATCTTCAGTCTGATTCCCAGTAGTAGCAACTTCCTTGCGGCAGAGATGCTATTCCACACATACGATGGGTTATTGGTAGAGTTTACTCTCAGCGGAGAACTTAATCTGTAGTATCTTCCCCTCAAGACCCGGGCAACCAATGAATCTGGGAACTGAACCAACCTCCATAATTGTTTTGCCAACAATGCCAGATTaaactcatggatcatacgaAACCCAATCCCACCTTCCTCTCTTGGTGCACACACCTTTTCCCATTTCGCCCAGTGTATTCCTCTCTTTTGGGGATTCGAGCTCCACCAGAAGCGTGCAATGGCACTAGCTAAgttttcacatatctccaaagggagcaggaaaGTAGACATTACATAAGTCGGGAGAGCTAACAAAATCGATTTTATCAAtacttcctttcctccttttgaaAGCCACCTACCCGTCCATCCATTTACCCTGTGCATTAACTTATCCTTAAGGAAAGCAAACAATTTGCACTTGGAGCCGCTTATGTCTTCTGGAATACCCAAGTAGGTTCCCATCCCTCCTTCATTTTGTATTCCCAGTGCATCTTTGACCTCTTGTCTGGTAGTTGCATTAACtcgcttaccaaagagtaaggacgATTTATCAAAGTTGATACACTGGCCAGATGCTTTACCATATATCCTAACTACTTTtattacttcttcacattcacggggctccgccttacaaaagaaaaggctatcatcagcaaagagaaggtgggataccgaGGGGCACGCACGTGTGAcacgcatccccgttatcttctcttgattctctgcatgattgagaaggctagcgagcgcttccgtgcatagaataaaaatgaaaggagacaaaggatctccttatCTTAGGCCCCTACCAGGCACAATATTTCCTCTTGGCTGGCCATTTATAAGCACCTTGTATTTTACCGACGTAATGCATCTCATTATCCAGGTTATCCAAATCTCTGAGAAGCCCATTTTACGCATGACAGCTTCAATAAACGACCACTCCATTCTATCATACGCTTTGCTCATGTCCGTCTTAATGGCCATCCTTTTACTGCGTCCACTTGGCTTGGTTCTCAATGCGTGAAACATTTTTTGAGCAATCATAATGTTGTCTGAGATCTGCCTcccagcaacaaaggctgactgggttTCCGAAATCAATCCTGGTAGCACTTTCTTTAAtctctggcataagaccttCGAGATTATCTTATAGCTGAcattacacagacttatgggtcGGAACTGAGCCATATTATTAGGCTTGGTCATTTTCGGGATGAGACATATATTCGTATCATTTAATCCATTCACCACTGTTCCCTCGACAAGGAATTTATTGACCATAAGAGTCAAATCCTCCTTTACAATATCCCAAAATTTCTGATAGAATAGCGCAGTCATCCCATCTGGGCCTGGGGCCTTTTCTGGGTGCATAGCAAAAAGTGCTAATTTGACCTCCCATTCCGTTACCGGAGCTGTAAGGCTTTCATTCATTGCCCCAGTGATTGTCGTAGGAACTTGAGTTAGTGCCTCTCCAATGTCCTCAGGATTAGACGATTCAAAGATCtgtctaaaatagctagtagcaatggctactaatccttcttcatcctcaactatATTCCCATTTCCATCTTGGAGCTGTGTAATTTTATTCCTTGCTCTCCTCTGCTTCGTTAAGGCATGaaaattttttgtatttctatCCCCCTCTCTCAGCCAGAACACCCGACTCTTCTGCTTCCAGAACATCTCCTCGGCCTTAAGAGCCTCAGAGAGTTCCTTCAAAGCCGCTGCAATTTCCTCAGTTGTGGCATTGTTATCCGCATACATGGCCTCCACTTTTTCTTTAAGCTCCTCCACTAATTTCGCAGAATTAATATTATGTTGTCTCCTCCATTCTCCCAGAGCCTTTCGACAGCTTGAAATATGTTCCATAATAGACGCATCTGGAGGGAGATCAGGCGATTTCCATCCCTCCAGGATGACTTGCCTGAGCTCCTCGTTATCTAGCCATCTCTTATCAAACTTGAACTTTTTTGATCTCATCATTGGCTTTACCAGTATATCTGCAAGAATCGGACGATGGTCCGATCCCCACAGCCTCATATACTTTATACTCGAATGGGGAAACTTCTCATGCCAATCCGCATTTCCTACCGCCCTGTCCAAGCGACATCTAACTGTAGACCCTCCTGCTCGCTTGCCTACCCATGAGAGCATGTCACCCGTGAAAGGGAACTCTAACATTCCACAATCATTAAGCATCTGTTTAAAAGCCAGGAAAGAACTAGCAGGTCGCTGCCTTCCCCCAACTTTTTCCTCATGACACGTAATTTCATTAAAGTCACCTATCATAAACCAAGGTCCAGTTCTTGTCgttgagaaacgcgtaagaTGTTCCCAAACCTGATCTCGTCTGTCTAATACAGGATCCccataaacaaacgtcataTAGACTTTAATTCCATCTatgactgcctcaatgtcaatcatacggttattcgaaaataaaacattaatttgaaaatcatccataaaaaataaagctaaacctcTGCTGAGACCAAGTGGCTCAAcagtaaacaaatgatcaaaacctaAGTCGGCCTGAATGTTCTGCAACAGAGGCCTCCTGTTCTTTGTTTCAGAAAGGAACACAAGTCCTgggcgatgcttctgacacatctccgtGAGGCGTCGAACTGTAAGGTCGTTCCCaatccctcgacagttccaactgattGTCTTCATTGATCACGCTCGATGAGTATTTGGAACTCATCAAACCATCAAGTTTTAATGCTTTGTCTTTCGCCTTGTTTGAGCCATGATGTCGTCTTAATTTTCCACCTCCCCCTGCAACATGTGAACCTGTAGCCGTCGAATGCTTACTTGGAGATCCCCTACGAAGGACCTCAAACTTCCTATTTTTGATACCCAAAGGGGTATTGCGCCTTACGCCTGGCTTCTTACTTCTTGTAGCCCTCAAGGAGCTACGTCCCGAGTCTTCGATAGGCCTCGGCTGGGATTTACTCTCCTCCAAAACCATAAGATCAAGCTCTAGCAGGTCATCACCATCGTCACCATCAGCTCCATCAGCCGCTAGTGCTCCCTCCGACTGATCCATTAGCTCCATATCGCTCAGCGCACCAATGATAAGATCATCAGGGTGACTTGTCTTCGCGCTGCCCGAAGGGGAGAACACGATCGTTCGTGCTTCACCCTTACCACGCAACGTAACATTATTCTCCATGGGTTGCTCTGCGCGCACTGGAGTCACAATGGTGCTTGCTAGCTTCCTGTAGGTTAATCTCTCACCGCTCCTCGTTTCAGCTAAGCCCGCATTGGTAGGCGATGTTGTCGTTGGAGATCGTTCATAAGGAACAATCTCACGGGATGTTGAGCCCGCATTGGTTGCAGAGTCACCTTCAATCTGATTCCTTCCCAGCCTGTCATGCAACTTCGGTCTCGCTCTCCATATCTTCTCACTTGGGCGCGCATAAGTACCTGCACCCCGTGCCCCACCATATCTACTTCTCCTTGAGTGATCATCTCTGCTACGTATAATCCTATCAGAATGACGTCCACGGCTGCTATCATCCTCCCAATATCGAGCTGCCTGTCCCCAAGTACTCCTGTCATCAGACCTTAAGGGTTTGGACGTATAGTACCGCGAGGATTGAATACCTCTACTCTGCAACGAAGATTGCTGAGTAGCTCTAGTATTTGCCAGAGCGTCCCTCCCCCAGTTTTGACGAGACACATCTTGATTCTGCTGCAGTCGCGAGAACACAGGTCTTTCCACATGTTGTAGCCTTGATCGAACGTCAACATTGGGACAATATCCCTTCTCATGAGATAACAGGCCACATGTGGTGCAGTGTTTGAATAACTTATCATACTTTATTTCAATCGTGACCTCGTCACCCTCGTATTCCACTTTTCTAGAGAATTTCAGCGGACGGCGTGAATCAACATCGATAAGCATGCGGCCTTCAGTTAGCTCCAGAGTATCGACATGGCCAATTCTCCCTCCTATGTTTCTTAGATTCGCATCAGTCCAAAGGTGAAGGGGGAAGCCAATGAGCTGTACCCAAAAAGGAATAATCCATGGATAATCATCGTGTACAATGGGTTCCCAACGCACCAGAACGAACATACAGAAGTTATAGTGGAATGGGCCTCGTCTCAGCACCGAGTTCAGGTCCTCCTCAGTCATgaagtttaataaaaacttCCCATTCCCTACATCACTTGCGTTAATTCTCTCAGACAAACCCCATTGAGAAGGCATTGTTTGCAACAGCTTCTCAACATTCTGCTTCTTTGGATTAAGAATCTTGCCAATGAGAGCCAAACCAAACTCCTTGATTACAAAAGAATCATCGCGATCCACCAGCTTAATGGGTGCATCATCATCCTCATAGAGGATCCGTTTACCCTTGATATCCGCCTGATGAGCGGATCTCAGACGATTCAACGACCCCATACAAAGATATGAGATCACACAGAAGCGTAAACAAAAGTAGAAACGGAGATTTGAACCGTTTCAGATCAGACCAGTATCTCACTACAAACCAGACTCAGATCAGCGTGTATCACCAACGGATGTATACGAGGGCTTGATCGAGACAGACAAACAAGCGAGATTGCCTTGTACGAGACGGACAAAACGATCGAGAACCCTTGATCAGGGTCGTCAACCTGTCGAGACCTTCTGATGCGTATACGTCAACGAGCGTATAATCAGAGGGATCGCTATTCCAAAGATCAAGACAAAGGCTAATGCTTGGGAGGTACTCCACCGGAATTACGTCACCAGCACTACGAAATGGAGGCGCCTACAAGGAGTGTACGGTAGTCTCCCTTGTGGCCAGGAGAAAGCAGGCAGAGACAgagtgaaaatatatatttccccatatatatgcatcattaaaatttccttttaaacttaacatccaacatagttggGATATATTACACACTTCAGACCTTGTAATCTTTAGATGCAAAAgaaataatgagttttaaatAATCACTTTTGGTGATTATATCTTTCTTTGGATTTTCTCCAAAATTCATGGATCTTTTAAGACCATGCCTTAAGTTTAAAACcctcatatatataaaatggtaatgaaATATGATAAtcaaattatttcaaattatatagAGATATGTATTAACAGAAGCAttttattatatcaataaataatcatttataaattaaatttggaTATAGAGTATgacaaataaaaatacttatcttaATCGTAATGCAGATCGAAGATCCAACTGATCAAGTTTTCAGCTGATTATAATCTCATATAATATTTTCTCCTTTGTCGAAAATATATAATCCTGGAAAACTTAAAATTTGCTTATAAAATATGGCTAATGTGTTAGTAAAACATCAATTTACAATGCCAAATAGATCTCCAATAATATCAAAAACTTTAattcaaaactaataaaatttgaCATAGTTtactgaaattataaaataataatcaaatttCTTAAATGAAATTAGGAAAATGCAATcatctttaataaaaaacagTAAATTTAGAACGTAAACTATATATGCATAGATTTGTGTATAAAACTTATAAGGAAGtatcaatatttacatttcTCACAAGTCATTATATAAACTgccaaaaaataatagtaataataataataaattactaaTTTAACAACCCTAAAAGAATTAGAAGATTAATGTAATCTTAaactttcactacaagaaaacataatcttaacgagagcggttttcctcgttatttcgtcgtaaaagaggctttacgacgaattagcgaggaaacgcgtttgctcgttacacgtccgtcgtaacacatattcctcgctaattcgtcgtaacttagcgaggaatatatttcgtcgtaaagacgaagtaaaacgattcgtcgtaaagacgtcgctacaattcctcgtaaggacgtcgctacaattcctcgtaaataactcgaaaacagttcctcgtaatctacacgtaaataccttgaaagattttcctcgcaaaatacacgtaacaaccacgaaatgatttcctcgtaaaatagtcgtaaacatttcctcgttatttcctcgtaaataattcctcgtaaaatactcgtaaactgtttctcgtcatttcctcgtaagatttccacgtaaagaggtcgtacattagctacgaatttacttcgtttttattattttacagaattttaaaatataattaaaaaataattaaaattatttaatttaataataaattaaaattcaaaataaaaataaattcatatgaaaatattttataaataaataagttttgaatttatataatacaacaacaacaaaaaaaaactaagggtcgttcatcgcccggtagaattcatcactcctcctcgtaacatccgcctcgttatgtacgtcgtcggatgactcgccatgaatgggatgttgttgtcgcatgttcctcaacatggactcccattccggatttgtggccgcaataacgtccaagaagccctcgactccacccatacgagattttgtcgcggtcaactcgttacgcagctgagcggactctctacgcagctccgtgacttcatcatcccgtcgctgaccataagacgatgtcgctctcggaacatcgttgacggaaccaatacccaacgtccgtcccttttttttagggacaaccttaaaaacaaaaaataaatattgtaagtaaatatttaaagttaaattaaatgaataattaaaaattaatttttttgaaaatttacctcctcgtaaatcttatccacttcaagtgtggataaggtgacgggtaatccgtcggtagactgctgggtcagctgagtctggcggtcttcaacccgagcaactacgtcgttgtagatttgctcggacttgccatctacaaatacgcccgccttgttcttgtgggtcctctcgtaaagttccataagagacgggagatgtcccgtctctttggcctaaaaaacagttaagaaagttagaataaattaatataattattaaaaaaattatttaataaaatatttaattaccatttccaaacggacaccggcgtggggtttttggcccgtagtgtgaagcatcggcccgttcccgtgctcatcgaccgtgttacgggagttagagcaagcctgggcgattctaatcgaatcaggaaggcgccaataacggatgaggccatcccacacgtccgtggtgagctcagcgggtttgccacgctcataccccttcacgatccagtcacccttccagttggagaccgtgtccaacaagcgaactttcgctttcgcgttaaacttcttcctcaccctctcagtgatccccaaagcccaattatatttttgctgttggaaaaaataaattaacaattagttttttagaaagtatatatataaatcatgaaaaaattaaaatatatataattaattaatagaaacttacagcgtaaattttgaaccacgtctttctgacgtagtgaggcgtcttactccagtttggatgtgccatggagaagtaacccttgatcgtgtcggttacgtccgatgcaagacatccgtcaaccccccacctggaaaatacaaatttaaaatataaattattttttaatgttataaaagatatttaaacgaattaaaaaaattaatgcaacataccacaacgttccgtccggtcggtctgggtcgatgactggtaaaccttctctgcctggcagactgagaatgtcctctaccgtgtactgcgagtaaggagcactcggaggcaccatcagatcaggatgaatatcagcggccatcggaggtgccatcggaggaggcacaggaggaggcatcggaggaggcacatgaggagccgatggtgc
The window above is part of the Brassica napus cultivar Da-Ae chromosome C8, Da-Ae, whole genome shotgun sequence genome. Proteins encoded here:
- the LOC125591926 gene encoding uncharacterized protein LOC125591926, with the translated sequence MTFVYGDPVLDRRDQVWEHLTRFSTTRTGPWFMIGDFNEITCHEEKVGGRQRPASSFLAFKQMLNDCGMLEFPFTGDMLSWVGKRAGGSTVRCRLDRAVGNADWHEKFPHSSIKYMRLWGSDHRPILADILVKPMMRSKKFKFDKRWLDNEELRQVILEGWKSPDLPPDASIMEHISSCRKALGEWRRQHNINSAKLVEELKEKVEAMYADNNATTEEIAAALKELSEALKAEEMFWKQKSRIFESSNPEDIGEALTQVPTTITGAMNESLTAPVTEWEVKLALFAMHPEKAPGPDGMTALFYQKFWDIVKEDLTLMVNKFLVEGTVVNGLNDTNICLIPKMTKPNNMAQFRPISLCNVSYKIISKVLCQRLKKVLPGLISETQSAFVAGRQISDNIMIAQKMFHALRTKPSGRSKRMAIKTDMSKAYDRMEWSFIEAVMRKMGFSEIWITWIMRCITSRVNATTRQEVKDALGIQNEGGMGTYLGIPEDISGSKCKLFAFLKDKLMHRVNGWTGRWLSKGGKEVLIKSILLALPTYVMSTFLLPLEICENLASAIARFWWSSNPQKRGIHWAKWEKVCAPREEGGIGFRMIHEFNLALLAKQLWRLVQFPDSLVARVLRGRYYRLSSPLRVNSTNNPSYVWNSISAARKLLLLGIRLKIHSGYDVKVWEDPWIPTIPSRPAAPVAPVMHPNMRVSDLINQTSKEWDVRLLESYVNMDDIQLIRSLAISSSHRRDSFCWSYTRNGQYTVKSGYWVARNLLKVEEEQEVLEPSITNLQAFAWKLKAPMKIRHLIWQLLTGHVAVTRNLARRNMRCDNYCPRCGELEESVTHAIFECPPALQVWSLSATPTGPEARNEKLFRGIDRDPLELVRYAESECRAWFEANEVIQPVPQGNNMVIPQVISLGNICLLDGSWIASANFSGCGWVWMDSRGKAQLMGLKNITRRESALHSEVEALQWAMENMLQHSTCQSFGTDCKDLIAMLEEPHAWPSFATELEKIETLRICFPEFSITHCYHLEGEN